Below is a genomic region from Prunus persica cultivar Lovell chromosome G3, Prunus_persica_NCBIv2, whole genome shotgun sequence.
TTGGTCCACCAGTAAGTGTTGAATCCTTTAAAGTAGGGGGAGTAAATGCGTTTCTGATCAATGAACAATCATAACCCTTGGCCTGTTTTAGGGAACAGGAAAAACAATGATTGGGAAAGCCATAGCTGGAGAGGCAAAGGCAACCTTTTTCTACATATCTGCCAGTTCATTAACAAGCAAATGGGTACGcattttttctgtttgttttggttCTGTGATGGTTCACTGGCGTATGTtctctgatttcttttttattttccctgTGCTTTCGAAAAATCGACTGATATGAAAAGATATATGGCACAAGATAAGTTCAGTATTCTCCTATTATATATGCTTgaaacatatttatatttgaaaattttaactgGTGACTGTAGATTGGTGAGGGTGAAAAGCTAGTGCGGGCCCTTTTTGGAGTTGCGAGTTGTCGTCAGCCAGCTGTAATTTttgttgatgaaattgatTCACTTCTCTCACAGGTAAGGTTTGCTCTAGCTGTTAAATATAATCTTGAAATGGTATAGCTGTCTCTATGTATGCCGTACACTTCTCTCACGGTATTGTACTGTGTTTTACTGAATGTATTCAGATGATACTAATTCTGTATGATTTCAGCGTAAGTCAGAAGGTGAGCATGAATCAAGTAGACGACTTAAAACACAGTTCCTCATTGAAATGGAAGGCTTTGACAGTGGCAGTGAGCAAATTCTTCTTATAGGTGATTGTTGAATCCTCTGAATCTCAGTTATCTCTAATTAGAATGCTGTTAATGAATTTTATCATATCTAATTTAAACTTAATCCTTAATGTCACCATTTTAACGAGTTCgctgtttttttatacaaaatggAGGAGCAACGAATCGACCCCAAGAACTGGATGAAGCAGCACGGAGGCGACTTACCAAGAGGCTTTATATTCCCCTGCCTTCATCAGGTACCAACTTACAGCATGTTTGATTAGACTAACATTCTTAATACTGAATTTATGGCTAACCAGCTATTACTGTATTGAAGAAGCAAGAGCCTGGATCGTGCAGAATATCTTAGACAAGGATGGACTATTCAAACTTTCAAGGGAGGAtattgatggcatatgcaatTTAACTGAAGGTAGATAATCTCCTTGCAGTCGAAAAGACCTTATCCCATTGTCTTCTCTATTGTAAATTGACTGTCTGAAGCTCTTGTTGTTTCATTTGCCAGGGTACTCAGGATCAGACATGAAAAACTTAGTGAAGGATGCCTCTATGGGACCACTAAGAGAGGCTCTGAAACAAGGCATAGAAATAACAAAGCTGAAAAAGGAGGATATGCGGGCAGTCACTGTTGAGGTTAAAATCTCACTCTCCACAGCTCACCGTGTTTGTTGTTTCCTCaggtttatttttctttgcttaataaatatgtttgtttttttaggaCTTCGAGAGTGCATTGCAAGAGGTAAGGCCCTCTGTCTCGTTGAACGAGCTTGGTACGTATGAGGAATGGAACAAGCAATTTGGAAGCTTGTCATTGTAGGAATCTGTCTGTATATTTCTGAAACAAGACAGAacaggaaaaacaaaagcatcaATCAATTATTATTTCCAACTTACTACAATTGAAAGCCTCCCGGACATACCCTAGCACAGCAACAATAATAGACAAATAGCAGTTGCTTTAAGTAGAAACTTGGACCTACCAATTGCATTAGATTCTCGCTTGTTCAGAAATaagacttcttctttttcttttttcttttttttttcttttttttttggggtatatAAATGAAACGTTTAAGGTGATTGCTGAGTTCTGATTTCTGATTGCTTTATGCTGACCGGACTAGAAGGAGGAGTATTTTTAAACAGGGCTCgtttgttttcttcctttaAGACAAAGACCTTGACATCAATGATTCAATGGCATGTGAACTTATCTTCCCCAAACGCGCATGTGGGGTATTCTAATTAAcctagttttttaaaaagaaactttTAACTACTGACTGGGGTAAGTCTACTTGCACGAGTTATGTTGTCCACTTCACTTGATTAGCACATGATTTGGGATTATTTTTGACATCTAAGATTAAAAATGATGTTGATGATCATCATGATTTGCGTACTCAATCAGATAGGTGCAGAGTTTACTATATGTACATAATCATATCTTTGTGTTACATTAAGAATGGCGCATAATGGCATGTTACACTGTCCAATAAATCTCAAATCATACAATACCATTGACTCCTaccaatttaatatatattatagttTTTATCTGAGTGATCATCCCCTCTCTTGCGGACTAGAACCTTCAGCCCGCCGGCCATGTGAGCTGTCAGGCGCGGCACAAAAACCGGCTCAACAGACTCAACCGGTCTGATCTCGAACCGCCTGAGAATGGAAGCCACCACATATTTCATCTGAATAAAAGCCATGTCCTTCCCTAGACAAACCCTTGGACCTGCCTGAAACGTCGGTAACTTGTATGGGGATACCTTTTTCAATGCCGAGCTTTCCTTTTCCGGTTCCAGAAACCACCTATCCGGTCTGAATTCCAGTCGGTCCTTCCCCCACAGTGCTTCCATTCTGCCCATCCCATAGGGAAAATAGGTCACTCTATCTCCTGCCCGGACATGTGTACCGTCTGGCAGCAAGTCATCAGCTATGGCATGCTTCGAGTCCCAGGCTACGGGCGGATAAAGCCTCATGGACTCACAAAGGCATGCCTTCAACAATCTCAAATCCAACGATTCAAAATCTAGTATTCTTTCTCCGGCAGCGTCGATCTCTTTCACCACATCTTCCTCCACACCTGGTTGGCGGGAAAGCAACCAGAAGAGCCACGTCATTGCTGCTGAAGTTGTGTCCCTCCCCGCCATGATAAAGCTTATGACCATGTCCCTCGTCACCTCCTCCTCATGTCCCGCCATTATTAGCCGACTCAGGAGGTCTTCCTGACGAGTATCCGCCTCGCCTTcttccatctttttcttcctgTTTTCAATTACATTCATGACATAGGCATGAACCTCTTCAACTGCTGCTCTAAGTCTTTGCTCTGAACCAACTCCGAGCCACCTCTTAATCTTCCAAATTATGAACATGGGCGCTGCTGCACGCCTTGCGCATATGTCTGAGGCTGTGTCGAAAGCTCTTGCAAGTGGTGGACTGGGTAGAGAGGGATCCAAGCAGCACCGATCAACCCCCAAAAAGACCTTACAAATCACATTGAATCCAAATCTTCTCAGCAATTCCTGCAAGTCCACAACTTGGGCTGTCATGGCCAGCGACTCCATGAGTGGCAACAATCCCTTTTCCACTTCTTCCTCCAAGGTGTTCATGATGTATTCACGCAAAGACTTGCTGCTGAACTCATGGCTAGCCAACTTGCGTTGGGTTCGCCAAAGCTCACCATCCACATTGAATATGCCACATCCCAGAAAATCTCCAAGAATTTCAGTGAAGGGTTTGCCTTTTGGGAAGTTGTTGAAGTTGGTTTTGAGCATGTACTCAACACTTTCGGGGTTGGCCGTGACGACGGTGCGTCGTGCACCAAACCGGTGCACGACGATGGTGTTGGTGGCTGATTGTGCTAGGAGGTCAGTGTACCAGTCCAAGAGGCGGTTGCGGTTGTTGCAGAAGGAAAGCAAGCAGCCAATGATGGGATAGCTTGGCGGGCCTTGGCAAGAAAGCTCGTAGGCTcgccggaattcacaaaaaatAACGTGAAAAACATAGAGAAGAATCAGTgataagaaaacaaaggaTATATTAGGGTGTGTGAAGAGCCACATGGATATTCCCATCTTGACTTGGAACTCAAAATGAGGCTCTCAGAGGCTGTtggttttttagttttaagcGCTTTCAGACCAAGCAAAAACTAGCTTCCAGCAACCACAATGTTTTATAGGGTGTGAATTGgccccttttttctttttcttttttctttttttaaaattgtttggtACTGTTAGAGTGTGAATTgcccattttttttatttgtatgcaTTTCAATAATAAAGTGCACAGTCGTCGGTGCATGTGTAAACCAATGATGGACGAATTACTATATCCCGAAAAACTTTTGATGGGTTAAAAATTTAGTTAGAGTTGTATAATAAAGGTCTCCCAACTTTCCGTTGGCACAAGCTCCCTCCTCTATAAGGGCGAATTCATCAAAAGACCAAATGTCTGATGTACTAACTCGCaaagaaattattatataGTACTAGAATATAGTTGCGTGGTATAATCCCTTTATGTAAGGTTAATAAAAACGTGAAATTCTTAACATGTCAAGATTCGAGAGTTAAAATTGTGTACCCTactcaaatcaaatcatgTTGTATGCAAATACTCTTCTAGTGCCCAATtgatattttcatcttttacCTCCACTGAGTGAGGCCATTAAGCAGAATGTGACGCATCTCTGCACATCAAACAGGTTTTATGTTGACTATGAAAAACAGAAACCCAAAAGAAGATGCTCACGTGGGTTTGTTGTCCAAAATGAAATGATGCGATTAATCATCCATCGTGATCCTGGCACAATTTAAGGGAGTTTTACGCTAGGGAAATTTTAGCTATTCCCAATTGAATACATTATTGTGTTTACGACACTTTATCACGAGATGGTAAGGTGATAAAATGATGCAAGCACAAAGACAGACAGGTTACCATGCATATGTTTGATTGCATCAGATCGACAGTTCACCAAGATTATTCTGCACATTTTTGTGCGTTGCAAATTTCATTTTCGAAATATCAAAGACAGCTTATCTACGTAACACTGTCGCCAtacgtacatatatatatatatatatgtaatgagATTATGCCCATCCAATAGCTGGAGTTTGTTATCAACTTCATGAGGCAGCAGCACCCTTATCCAGCCAACAGGCTGTATAAACAAGTACACTTATGCACTAGATAGGATTATTATtagaatgagagagagagagagagagagagagagaaagagagtgtgtgtgtgtgtgtggccTAGAAAGGAAATGCAAACCTGTCTGCTTCTTGCATCAAATCCACCCCTACCTTCACTCCCACCCCCCACACCTCTCAACCTCACGGTGTGTCACTTTTCTTCTCATGTTTTTATTCTGGGGTtgtacagagagagagagagagagagagattcagaCAGGTGTCTCTTTGTGTTTAATATGGACGATCCAAATTATATATGCTATCTTCCTCCCCTCCCTTCCACACAGTAGGAATCTATATGTTCCTTTCGTAGCCGACAACACTTTAAGAGGTCTCCACTCTCCCAGCTTACAAAAACGTGATCAAATTCACccattttttactttattattattattattattattattattatttaaactaATTTTTTGGATCATGATTCGTCATATGCACACACACTACTCCACTAGTTTGTGCTGTGGCCCTGCGAGTGTGGGTCAGGCCAACTGATCATTCTGTTTTTGAGCTGAGATCATCAAGTCTGAATAATTCAAACTAGAGAGGGGAAAAACAGGCATCTTGTAATCAGGTGATTAAGACCAGTTATTTATGCATCATCGAGGTTATATATTCGAAtttccttattttattattttttaggtgtcgacattttgatttttaattttcattataGTCTGATGAAAGGATtaatataaggaaaaaaaaaaaaaacaccccaCCGAAACCAAGTCATGGAATAACTCCCTCTGTatattaagaaactttttttccaCATCATGTGCAGTGTTATTGTTATGTTATGGCAGACACATCGAGccggaagaaagaaaagaccaAAAGTAGGAATGCAGGACAGGCTTAGGTAAGCTTGAAACTTCATAGTACTCTACGAAAGTGACGGGGGAAATGGCTGGTTCATCCAAAGTGTGCTGCCTTTGGAAGCTcatggaaaatttgaaatggaAAATTGATGGCTGATGGAGAAAGGAAACATTGGGAATGATTGGTGATTGATTAATCATTTCATAACGATCGGTGATGAGTTAACTGATAATAATTCCGTTTGATTTGATCTGtctttaataatttaacatTTGTTCACACCCGAGTCATTTTTGTGGCTCTTGCTCTTCTCGTCTCTTTCCCACGAAGCATGTAACACATATAATTAATTGGGAAGACCTTAAATTGAGACTCTGTCAAAGCAAAACTTTGATTAATCAGATCATGTtgcaacaaaatatcttaAAGACTGCAACTGACCACccagaaatgaaaaacaaatcgTTTTCAGCTCCCACAATCATCTTAATTTACTAACACGTCCGGGAGGATAAGATTAGCGTTGCTGGCTTACTCGGACCGAAACTTAGAGATGACCAGCAGAAACTAAAATATTCAAGGCAAATAACACTCTGCATAATTAGAAAAAGCTTCAACAACCCTCTCAGGTCCAAACATCAAGAAGTGCACGCTAAAAGCATTTTTATTACTCGGCACATGGAAAGCATAAGGTCTGTCAATGTTGCACACAAGAAAGCAGCAGCCTCGGATAGATCAATTATTTCCTTTCTCGTGTTTGCTCTACAAATTCGAGTGACCAACTCGAACCTGCACGCGATGCCATGAAGTGTTCAGTATCCCTCTCAAGTTCCAAATGTCTTCCACTTTTTCAGGTTGGACATTTGCTGCTGAATCCACCTGCCCATCAATGAAACGGAGGAACGTGAGAAAGTGCCAACCATCGGCAAGGATATGAACATAATACAACTCACCAAAGAGTAATACTTTataacaatttaaaacaaaataaaacaaaaaattagagaacTAATTTGTTTCactggttggttctgtataAAAAGAAACTGCAGATACGATAATAGGATTCAACATCAAAGATCCATAGATACAGATGCAGTAGGAGCACTATTGCATTTAGAACACTCTTGGTTAACACTCTCGAGTCAACACACgtcaacaaaacaaagcaagTGACAGGGACAAGAAGTTTTCAAGCTCAAACACGTGAATGGAACTAGAGTAAAAAAAATCGTACAAGTATATCAAAAGCTTCTTATGTTCACACAGTAATTCTGCAACTCagccaaaaagaaagtagTATTTTGGGAGACCATTGAATAATCATAATGAAAAACTTTGAAACATGCGGATAATATTTGTTGTGTATAAAAAACTTTACATCCatatgctttttttatttgttaagcATATAATAAACTGTCATGGAAGATATAGTCAGATGTTGgttatttataattaagacTAAATAAGATTCTGTAAGCTAGAGACAAGCGCATAAGCTTACTCAAGAAGGGAAAAAGCTAATCAAGTAGACTAGTAAAAGACAGCAAACATCGGATCTGATGCATGATGCATGAAACACTAGGGATAGGTGGGGAAAAACCCCCTTGAGCCGTAAATCATAATTAAATCACACAAGGGAATACTTTTAAACACTGCTTCCATGATTCTACTAATTATTTAAAAGAGAGTTCATTGAGCTCTGA
It encodes:
- the LOC18783641 gene encoding cytochrome P450 94B3 translates to MGISMWLFTHPNISFVFLSLILLYVFHVIFCEFRRAYELSCQGPPSYPIIGCLLSFCNNRNRLLDWYTDLLAQSATNTIVVHRFGARRTVVTANPESVEYMLKTNFNNFPKGKPFTEILGDFLGCGIFNVDGELWRTQRKLASHEFSSKSLREYIMNTLEEEVEKGLLPLMESLAMTAQVVDLQELLRRFGFNVICKVFLGVDRCCLDPSLPSPPLARAFDTASDICARRAAAPMFIIWKIKRWLGVGSEQRLRAAVEEVHAYVMNVIENRKKKMEEGEADTRQEDLLSRLIMAGHEEEVTRDMVISFIMAGRDTTSAAMTWLFWLLSRQPGVEEDVVKEIDAAGERILDFESLDLRLLKACLCESMRLYPPVAWDSKHAIADDLLPDGTHVRAGDRVTYFPYGMGRMEALWGKDRLEFRPDRWFLEPEKESSALKKVSPYKLPTFQAGPRVCLGKDMAFIQMKYVVASILRRFEIRPVESVEPVFVPRLTAHMAGGLKVLVRKRGDDHSDKNYNIY